In the genome of Pseudophryne corroboree isolate aPseCor3 unplaced genomic scaffold, aPseCor3.hap2 scaffold_1181, whole genome shotgun sequence, one region contains:
- the LOC134990570 gene encoding oocyte zinc finger protein XlCOF8.4-like isoform X2 produces the protein MDPNKSHKTKRIIKITLKIIYLLTGEDYTVVKTSNECKTPSSCTLVSDGLSRTQSPITVLPPHSLIHERHNDQKILELTNKIIQLLTGEEGEYIEEHRGLYKDVMMENHRPLTSLDGPSNRDTPERCPRPLYSQDCTGENHRIRKEDQVEGLSDIKAEDIEGEEETYVTDIKAEDIEGEEETYVTDMKAEDTEGEEETYVRGDQQCMEEEIPTDISTDGHTSRNISEGHLMLSPDCEIKDNDSRQDSPGANPITPILHPALLADPSGPGKCSPDHSDIGASVTALTVDTVFPCSIDAKSFTQNTKLITHQPAKAGERPFPCSECGKCFAHKSALVIHQRSHTGEKPFPCSECGKCFTLKSNLVKHQRCHTGEKPFPCSECAKWFTLKSNLVKHQRCHTGEKPFPCSECAKCFAHKSDLVKHQRSHTGERPFPCSECGKCFAHKSYLSVHQRSHTGEKPFSCSECGKCFGRKPELVIHQRSHTGEKPFSCSECGKCFTQLSDLVRHRRSHR, from the exons ATGGACCCAAACAAGAGTCACAAGACTAAGAGGATAATCAAAATCACCCTGAAGATCatttacctgctgactggggag gattacacagtagtgaagacatccaatgagtgtaAGACACCCAGCAGCTGTACCCTTGTGTCAGACGGACTGAGCAGGactcagagccccatcacggtgcttcctcctcactcactgatacatgagagacacaatgaccagaagatcctggaactcaccaacaagatcattcagctgctgactggagag gagggggagtatatagaggaacacaggggtctgtacaaggacgtgatgatggagaatcaccgtcccctcacatcactgg atgggcccagtaacagagataccccagagagatgtccccgtcctctgtattcccaggactgtacaggggagaatcacaggatccgaaAGGAGGATCAG GTAGAAGGTCTGtcagatataaaggcagaagatatagagggagaagaagagacgtatgtgactgatataaaggcagaagatatagagggagaagaagagacgtatgtgactgatatgaaggcagaagatacagagggagaagaagagacgtatgtgaggggagatcagcagtgtatggaggaggagatccctacagatatcagcacag atggacacacaagcaggaacatctcagaaggacatctaatgttatccccggattgtgaaataaaagataatgacagtagacaggattctccaggagctaaccccattaccccaattctaCATCCAGCTCTATTAGCTGATCCCTCtggtcctgggaaatgttctcctgatcactctgatattggtgcatctgttacagctctgacagtagatacagtgtttccctgttctatagatgccaaaagttttacacagaacacaaagcttattacccatcagccagctaaggcaggtgagaggccatttccatgttctgagtgtgggaaatgttttgcacataaatcagctcttgttatacatcagcgaagtcacacaggtgagaagccatttccatgttctgagtgtgggaaatgttttacactgaaatcaaatcttgttaaacatcagcgatgtcacacaggtgagaaaccatttccatgttctgagtgtgcgaAATGGTTTAcattgaaatcaaatcttgttaaacatcagcgatgtcacacaggtgagaaaccatttccatgttctgagtgtgcgaaatgttttgcacataaatcagatcttgttaaacatcagagaagtcacacaggtgagaggccatttccatgttctgagtgtgggaaatgttttgcacataaatcatatctctctgtacatcagcgaagtcacacaggtgagaaaccattttcatgttctgagtgtgggaaatgttttggacgTAAaccagaacttgttatacatcagagaagtcacacaggtgagaaaccattttcatgttctgagtgtgggaaatgttttacacagctaTCAGATCTGGTTAGACATCGGAGAAGTCATAGGTGA
- the LOC134990570 gene encoding oocyte zinc finger protein XlCOF7.1-like isoform X1, translating into MDPNKSHKTKRIIKITLKIIYLLTGEDYTVVKTSNECKTPSSCTLVSDGLSRTQSPITVLPPHSLIHERHNDQKILELTNKIIQLLTGEEGEYIEEHRGLYKDVMMENHRPLTSLDGPSNRDTPERCPRPLYSQDCTGENHRIRKEDQVEGLSDIKAEDIEGEEETYVTDIKAEDIEGEEETYVTDMKAEDTEGEEETYVRGDQQCMEEEIPTDISTADGHTSRNISEGHLMLSPDCEIKDNDSRQDSPGANPITPILHPALLADPSGPGKCSPDHSDIGASVTALTVDTVFPCSIDAKSFTQNTKLITHQPAKAGERPFPCSECGKCFAHKSALVIHQRSHTGEKPFPCSECGKCFTLKSNLVKHQRCHTGEKPFPCSECAKWFTLKSNLVKHQRCHTGEKPFPCSECAKCFAHKSDLVKHQRSHTGERPFPCSECGKCFAHKSYLSVHQRSHTGEKPFSCSECGKCFGRKPELVIHQRSHTGEKPFSCSECGKCFTQLSDLVRHRRSHR; encoded by the exons ATGGACCCAAACAAGAGTCACAAGACTAAGAGGATAATCAAAATCACCCTGAAGATCatttacctgctgactggggag gattacacagtagtgaagacatccaatgagtgtaAGACACCCAGCAGCTGTACCCTTGTGTCAGACGGACTGAGCAGGactcagagccccatcacggtgcttcctcctcactcactgatacatgagagacacaatgaccagaagatcctggaactcaccaacaagatcattcagctgctgactggagag gagggggagtatatagaggaacacaggggtctgtacaaggacgtgatgatggagaatcaccgtcccctcacatcactgg atgggcccagtaacagagataccccagagagatgtccccgtcctctgtattcccaggactgtacaggggagaatcacaggatccgaaAGGAGGATCAG GTAGAAGGTCTGtcagatataaaggcagaagatatagagggagaagaagagacgtatgtgactgatataaaggcagaagatatagagggagaagaagagacgtatgtgactgatatgaaggcagaagatacagagggagaagaagagacgtatgtgaggggagatcagcagtgtatggaggaggagatccctacagatatcagcacag cagatggacacacaagcaggaacatctcagaaggacatctaatgttatccccggattgtgaaataaaagataatgacagtagacaggattctccaggagctaaccccattaccccaattctaCATCCAGCTCTATTAGCTGATCCCTCtggtcctgggaaatgttctcctgatcactctgatattggtgcatctgttacagctctgacagtagatacagtgtttccctgttctatagatgccaaaagttttacacagaacacaaagcttattacccatcagccagctaaggcaggtgagaggccatttccatgttctgagtgtgggaaatgttttgcacataaatcagctcttgttatacatcagcgaagtcacacaggtgagaagccatttccatgttctgagtgtgggaaatgttttacactgaaatcaaatcttgttaaacatcagcgatgtcacacaggtgagaaaccatttccatgttctgagtgtgcgaAATGGTTTAcattgaaatcaaatcttgttaaacatcagcgatgtcacacaggtgagaaaccatttccatgttctgagtgtgcgaaatgttttgcacataaatcagatcttgttaaacatcagagaagtcacacaggtgagaggccatttccatgttctgagtgtgggaaatgttttgcacataaatcatatctctctgtacatcagcgaagtcacacaggtgagaaaccattttcatgttctgagtgtgggaaatgttttggacgTAAaccagaacttgttatacatcagagaagtcacacaggtgagaaaccattttcatgttctgagtgtgggaaatgttttacacagctaTCAGATCTGGTTAGACATCGGAGAAGTCATAGGTGA